In Flavivirga abyssicola, the following are encoded in one genomic region:
- a CDS encoding glycosyl hydrolase family 18 protein: protein MYPSSIIKDDFPLQDTTKVLKKAGKVATFLKSIFNHNDSTKQARKFIHQHHKVLKDNKAPTFATSTDTITSTPIELSEDFELDYEVLGWYPYWEKEYYKQLNFSLLSTVAYFSYEVNPKTGDAITTHDWETTALIDSLKAQPNKKILLTVSNFGDTNNRKFLKNPDAIDTLISNLITLLSKRDGDGVCIDFEGVAKKQKSEYTGFLLTLSNRLKKANKDYEIYITVPSVNWSEALDFKAINQAIDRFVIMGYDYYGQASTVAGPVAPLKSDKTWEPYNLTTSVDYYIYSGIASSKIILALPTYGSLWETKNLNLKSKVKKYIGSRTYSYIKTNIEKNEAIYIEPVSKSAYSAYKIKSNKTQYRQCWFENDSSFIYKTQLIKEKKLKGLGLWALGYDKGYNDIWEVISEELSKPPEQDAASANGSSVSGGDSAADGESSSIVSSIVNTLGLTDPNSKINKVEGKLETVTNYRTILLYVMSFILFFACIGFLMAMLYPNTRNNFFNDTSLKAYYIATILVFAVVIFRMQNWINNGVVLLIIGFFIGISAFYVANKIIEKKQKDLP, encoded by the coding sequence ATGTATCCTTCAAGTATTATAAAGGATGATTTTCCTTTACAAGATACCACTAAAGTTCTTAAAAAAGCAGGCAAAGTAGCAACATTTTTAAAAAGTATATTCAATCATAATGACTCCACTAAACAGGCAAGAAAATTTATTCATCAGCACCATAAGGTCTTAAAAGATAATAAAGCTCCAACTTTTGCTACAAGTACCGATACAATTACTTCCACACCTATAGAGTTATCAGAAGATTTTGAGTTAGATTATGAAGTGTTAGGATGGTATCCGTATTGGGAAAAAGAGTATTACAAGCAACTTAATTTCTCATTACTTTCTACTGTTGCCTATTTTTCATACGAAGTGAATCCTAAAACAGGCGATGCTATTACAACTCACGACTGGGAAACGACTGCATTAATAGATTCATTAAAAGCACAGCCAAATAAAAAAATACTCCTTACAGTTAGCAATTTTGGAGATACGAATAACAGGAAATTCTTGAAAAATCCTGATGCTATTGATACACTGATAAGCAACCTCATTACATTATTATCTAAAAGAGATGGAGATGGTGTGTGTATCGATTTTGAAGGTGTCGCAAAAAAACAAAAAAGTGAGTACACAGGTTTTTTATTAACCTTATCTAACAGGCTTAAAAAAGCAAATAAAGATTATGAAATTTATATTACTGTACCCAGTGTAAATTGGAGTGAAGCTTTAGATTTTAAGGCTATAAATCAAGCTATAGATCGATTTGTGATTATGGGTTACGATTATTATGGACAGGCTAGTACCGTTGCAGGACCAGTGGCTCCATTAAAAAGTGACAAAACCTGGGAACCATATAACCTGACAACATCAGTCGATTATTATATTTATAGTGGGATAGCCAGCTCTAAAATAATATTAGCATTACCAACTTATGGGAGCTTATGGGAAACAAAAAACTTAAACCTAAAGTCTAAGGTAAAAAAATACATAGGTAGCAGAACCTACAGCTATATTAAAACCAATATAGAAAAAAACGAAGCAATTTATATAGAGCCCGTAAGTAAAAGTGCATACAGTGCCTATAAAATAAAAAGTAATAAGACCCAATATAGACAATGTTGGTTTGAAAACGACTCTAGTTTCATATACAAAACCCAGCTTATTAAAGAAAAGAAGCTAAAAGGCCTGGGACTTTGGGCTTTGGGATATGATAAAGGGTATAATGACATATGGGAAGTCATTAGTGAAGAATTATCGAAGCCACCAGAACAAGATGCCGCAAGTGCTAACGGTAGTTCGGTTAGCGGAGGTGACAGTGCAGCAGATGGAGAATCCAGTTCTATAGTTTCTAGTATAGTAAATACATTAGGGCTTACAGACCCCAATAGTAAAATAAATAAGGTAGAAGGAAAATTAGAAACAGTAACTAATTATAGAACGATCTTACTCTACGTGATGTCCTTTATTTTGTTTTTTGCTTGCATAGGCTTTTTAATGGCTATGCTATACCCTAATACACGTAATAATTTCTTTAACGATACATCTTTAAAAGCATATTATATAGCCACCATACTGGTTTTTGCAGTCGTGATTTTTAGAATGCAAAACTGGATAAATAATGGCGTTGTTTTATTAATCATTGGATTTTTTATAGGAATATCTGCTTTTTATGTAGCAAATAAGATTATAGAAAAAAAACAAAAAGATTTACCGTGA
- a CDS encoding DUF4255 domain-containing protein — MLDKALLFISNLLNKELKMSFGLTDDIVVVGSLINLDGSITKNIENKVVLSIINLEHEKTVKHREGYITNEQGAFNKVNAPVHLNLYLLISANYNSDNYMEALKMLSAVIGVFQSTRVFKSETYPELDPLIKRLAFEIYNVPIQELSHVWSGIGAKYVPSMLYKVRMISIQKGQVKEQIASISGLDTNAKKQ, encoded by the coding sequence ATGTTAGATAAGGCATTATTATTTATAAGCAATTTACTAAACAAAGAACTTAAAATGTCCTTTGGACTTACCGATGATATCGTAGTAGTGGGCAGTCTTATAAATCTGGATGGCAGTATTACCAAGAATATTGAGAATAAGGTGGTTTTGTCTATTATAAATCTAGAACATGAAAAAACAGTAAAACATAGAGAAGGATATATTACTAATGAGCAAGGAGCTTTCAATAAAGTAAATGCCCCAGTGCACCTTAATCTGTATTTGCTAATATCTGCCAATTATAATTCAGATAATTATATGGAAGCCTTAAAAATGCTGTCTGCTGTAATAGGTGTATTTCAATCCACCAGAGTTTTTAAGTCGGAAACCTATCCAGAACTCGATCCATTAATAAAACGCTTAGCTTTTGAAATTTATAATGTACCCATACAAGAATTAAGTCATGTATGGAGTGGCATAGGAGCTAAGTATGTGCCCTCTATGCTCTACAAAGTTAGAATGATTAGCATACAAAAAGGACAAGTAAAAGAACAAATAGCAAGCATAAGTGGCTTAGATACAAACGCTAAAAAGCAATAA
- a CDS encoding phage tail sheath family protein, protein MSVTAMKTPGVYIQELDAFGNAVVPVPTAIPAFIGYTGQTNYNGKDLVNKAVRITSLAEFNAIFGSQPPQIQFSVNPVPAAKPAAPAKKGADPAKPATPAASTPADFSVGGNGYTLATSTVNYRLYSAVRFFYENGGGTCYIVSTGGYDFSATGLTATTPFTDALTLLEKEEEPTMIVIPDAVELMDPTQTELAEKYALCYTLQGEMINHCGLLGTRVALLDIPGGYSEPLVGTTSVEGFRNAVEPTLPKFNSYAAAYYPWLHTTVNQLTDISYKNIATASYTAVKAMLNAEFPNVTDPKTNSSIPNPIAKYITALLAAKPAADGITQDKADTVLKNLSASYKLLLNHVLEKLNLMPPSAAMAGIYTIVDNNEGVWVAPANVGVQGVISPAIKIDLQAQEDLNVPLDGKSICAIRSFQGKGVLVWGARTLDGNSNDWRYVNVRRTLIYIEQSVKEAASAYVFAPNDAKTWVSVKSMISNFLLGLWNQGGLVGPKPADAFSVTVGLGSTMTADDILNGRMIVAVKVAISHPAEFIEITFQQEMQKA, encoded by the coding sequence ATGTCAGTAACAGCAATGAAAACACCTGGGGTTTATATCCAAGAATTGGATGCCTTTGGAAATGCCGTTGTACCGGTACCTACTGCAATTCCGGCTTTTATCGGATACACAGGACAGACCAACTACAATGGAAAAGATTTAGTAAACAAAGCCGTGAGAATTACTTCATTGGCAGAGTTTAATGCTATTTTTGGTAGCCAACCACCACAAATTCAATTTAGTGTAAATCCAGTGCCAGCAGCTAAGCCAGCAGCACCAGCAAAAAAAGGAGCAGACCCAGCAAAACCAGCAACTCCAGCAGCTTCAACTCCGGCTGACTTTTCTGTAGGAGGCAATGGGTATACCTTAGCAACGAGTACAGTAAATTATAGACTATATAGTGCGGTTCGGTTTTTTTACGAAAATGGAGGCGGAACCTGTTATATTGTATCTACAGGAGGGTATGATTTTTCAGCAACAGGCTTAACAGCTACCACACCTTTTACAGACGCGTTAACACTATTGGAAAAAGAAGAAGAGCCAACCATGATAGTGATACCAGATGCAGTCGAGTTGATGGATCCTACACAAACGGAATTAGCAGAAAAATACGCGTTATGTTATACGCTACAGGGTGAAATGATAAACCATTGCGGATTACTTGGCACTAGGGTAGCTCTTTTAGATATTCCTGGTGGTTATAGTGAACCTTTGGTAGGCACAACAAGTGTTGAAGGGTTTAGAAATGCCGTAGAGCCAACATTACCTAAGTTTAATAGTTATGCAGCGGCTTATTACCCCTGGTTACATACTACAGTAAACCAATTAACGGATATATCATATAAAAATATTGCAACGGCAAGTTATACCGCTGTCAAAGCAATGCTAAATGCAGAATTTCCAAACGTAACAGACCCTAAAACCAATAGTTCTATTCCTAATCCAATAGCAAAATACATTACAGCATTATTAGCTGCAAAACCTGCTGCAGATGGTATTACACAGGATAAAGCAGATACAGTACTTAAAAACCTAAGTGCGTCTTACAAACTGTTATTGAATCATGTATTGGAAAAATTAAATTTAATGCCACCTAGTGCAGCTATGGCAGGGATTTATACCATTGTAGACAATAATGAAGGTGTTTGGGTAGCACCTGCAAATGTTGGTGTACAAGGTGTGATTTCACCAGCAATTAAAATAGACTTACAAGCTCAAGAAGATCTTAATGTGCCATTAGATGGGAAATCGATATGCGCCATTAGATCATTCCAAGGAAAAGGTGTGCTCGTTTGGGGAGCCAGAACATTAGATGGTAACTCTAACGATTGGAGATATGTGAATGTTAGAAGAACATTAATATACATAGAACAATCTGTAAAGGAAGCAGCAAGTGCTTATGTCTTTGCTCCTAATGATGCTAAGACTTGGGTGTCAGTAAAAAGCATGATAAGTAACTTCTTATTAGGCTTATGGAATCAAGGTGGTTTAGTAGGTCCAAAACCAGCAGATGCTTTTTCTGTAACAGTAGGACTTGGAAGTACTATGACTGCGGATGATATTCTTAATGGAAGAATGATCGTAGCTGTAAAAGTAGCCATATCACATCCAGCGGAATTCATTGAGATTACATTCCAACAAGAGATGCAAAAAGCATAA
- a CDS encoding phage tail protein, translating to MADDGSAQGAIWPLTKFYFTVSLGSQDNTASFQEVSGLDTETQVVEYRHGDSKTFSTIKMPGLAKFSNVTLKKGVFVKDNNFWTWYNAIKMNTIKRETVVIKLLDESGSPTMTWTLTNAWPTKITATDLKSEANEVAVETLELAHEGLTISNS from the coding sequence ATGGCAGATGATGGATCAGCACAAGGTGCAATATGGCCGTTAACTAAATTTTATTTTACAGTTAGTTTAGGCTCCCAAGATAATACAGCTTCTTTTCAGGAAGTATCAGGTTTAGATACTGAAACACAAGTGGTAGAGTACAGGCACGGAGACAGCAAAACGTTTAGTACAATTAAAATGCCTGGCCTTGCTAAATTTAGTAACGTAACACTTAAAAAAGGTGTTTTTGTAAAAGATAATAACTTTTGGACCTGGTATAATGCTATAAAAATGAATACCATTAAAAGAGAAACAGTCGTTATCAAATTATTGGATGAGTCTGGATCACCAACAATGACCTGGACATTAACGAATGCCTGGCCTACCAAAATAACAGCTACAGATCTAAAATCTGAAGCAAACGAAGTAGCGGTAGAAACTTTAGAATTGGCTCACGAGGGCTTAACTATTTCCAATAGTTAA
- a CDS encoding phage tail protein — translation MSDYPLPGFYFRLTFPLELGLFDTSFKEVSGMSMEMGTEEIAEGGENRFKHRVPTGAKYQNLVLKRGVTSSVSALSLWCEATIGGGLSSSIITQTVILSLLDEDSFPIKNWSFINAWPVKWEFSPLNSMNNEILIETLELSYDYSLVV, via the coding sequence ATGAGTGATTACCCATTACCAGGTTTTTATTTTAGACTAACATTTCCATTAGAATTAGGCTTATTTGATACTTCCTTTAAAGAAGTATCAGGTATGTCTATGGAAATGGGTACAGAAGAAATTGCAGAAGGTGGGGAAAACCGGTTTAAACACCGGGTTCCTACCGGAGCAAAATACCAAAACCTTGTTCTAAAACGTGGCGTAACGTCAAGTGTTTCGGCCTTGTCATTATGGTGCGAAGCCACTATTGGAGGCGGATTATCATCGTCAATTATTACACAAACAGTCATATTAAGCCTTTTGGATGAAGATAGTTTTCCTATAAAAAACTGGAGTTTTATTAACGCATGGCCTGTAAAATGGGAGTTTTCGCCATTAAACTCCATGAACAATGAAATTCTTATAGAAACACTGGAATTATCATACGATTATTCACTAGTAGTATAA
- a CDS encoding DUF5908 family protein, which yields MPIEIRELIIKVKVEESIKPKQEVLDISMIKETVENLCKKEVKRQLQKIRER from the coding sequence ATGCCTATAGAAATAAGAGAGTTGATCATAAAAGTAAAAGTCGAAGAGTCTATAAAACCAAAACAAGAGGTTTTAGACATAAGCATGATAAAAGAAACCGTTGAAAACCTTTGTAAAAAAGAAGTAAAAAGACAATTACAAAAAATAAGAGAGCGCTAG
- a CDS encoding CIS tube protein, with amino-acid sequence MSKNLMTITAYSDNEYSSKTGDSCTVQINPASYTHDHTIEYNKFQPVGSPGTSVWYKGTPPEKVTFDIYFDATGAVSTDSLFASQTPVSDQIDSFKSTCFTYNGSIHEPNYLILSWGTLVFKCKLTALNISYTLFQSDGTPLRAKLSTTFEGAISADDIAAEADSQSPDLTHYIEVKEGDTLPLICYRIYGDSGYYREVASYNNVLNFRNIAPGTKLYLPPLK; translated from the coding sequence ATGTCAAAAAATTTAATGACCATTACAGCATATTCAGATAATGAGTATTCCAGTAAAACAGGAGATAGTTGCACTGTACAAATAAACCCGGCATCATATACACATGATCATACCATTGAATATAATAAATTTCAACCTGTAGGATCTCCTGGGACTTCCGTATGGTATAAAGGAACACCCCCGGAAAAAGTGACTTTTGATATTTATTTTGATGCCACAGGGGCAGTAAGTACGGATAGTTTATTTGCATCGCAAACTCCGGTTTCAGATCAGATAGATAGCTTTAAAAGCACTTGTTTTACCTATAATGGAAGCATACACGAACCCAACTATTTAATACTTTCATGGGGAACATTGGTTTTTAAATGCAAACTAACCGCTTTAAATATTTCGTATACGCTTTTTCAAAGTGATGGTACACCATTAAGAGCTAAATTAAGCACCACTTTTGAAGGCGCCATTTCTGCAGATGATATAGCCGCAGAAGCAGATAGTCAATCTCCAGACCTGACCCATTATATTGAAGTAAAAGAAGGAGATACGTTACCTCTAATCTGTTATCGAATCTATGGAGACAGTGGGTATTATAGAGAAGTAGCATCGTACAATAATGTTTTAAATTTTAGGAATATAGCTCCGGGGACAAAGTTGTATTTACCCCCTTTAAAGTAA